The Gouania willdenowi chromosome 7, fGouWil2.1, whole genome shotgun sequence genome includes a window with the following:
- the taf11 gene encoding transcription initiation factor TFIID subunit 11 — MADPARIKTEETPQTSTAAAGSGSSAGATAGSGSEVDPKPGESSRLTVKPEDDGIGKESSTDRIKPEHKLEMSAGDEEEGTSGQPASKRLKVEPEKKKEKRHKVDEDEIQKMQVLVSSFSEEQLNRYEMYRRSAFPKAAIKRLIQSITGSSVSQNVVIAMSGIAKVFAGEIVEEALDVCEKWGDTPPLQPKHMREAVRRLKSRDQIPNTKHKKIVFH, encoded by the exons ATGGCAGATCCAGCACGGATTAAAACTGAGGAAACACCACAGACGTCAACAGCTGCTGCTGGTTCTGGTTCTAGTGCTGGTGCCActgctggttctggttctgagGTGGATCCCAAACCAGGGGAGAGTTCACGGCTCACAGTGAAACCTGAAGACGATGGCATTGGCAAAGAGTCGTCCACAGATCGGATCAAACCGGAACATAAACTT GAAATGTCAGCAGGTGATGAGGAAGAAGGAACTTCAGGCCAGCCTGCCTCTAAACGACTCAAGGTGgaaccagagaagaagaaggagaaacgCCACAAGGTTGATGAGGACGAAATACAGAAGATGCA GGTTTTGGTTTCATCATTTTCAGAGGAGCAACTGAATCGCTATGAGATGTACAGACGTTCTGCTTTCCCTAAAGCTGCCATTAAAAGA CTGATCCAGTCCATTACTGGATCCTCTGTGTCCCAGAACGTGGTGATCGCCATGTCTGGCATTGCCAAAGTGTTTGCTGGGGAAATAGTTGAAGAAG CTTTGGATGTTTGTGAGAAGTGGGGAGACACGCCTCCACTTCAGCCCAAACACATGAGGGAAGCAGTGAGGAGACTGAAGAGTCGGGATCAGATTCCCAACACCAAACACAAAAAGATTGTCTTCCACTGA